The following are encoded together in the Timaviella obliquedivisa GSE-PSE-MK23-08B genome:
- a CDS encoding anhydro-N-acetylmuramic acid kinase produces MKVIGLISGTSVDGIDAAFVEISGATDDLKVDLIASKTYPYSAELRSQILAVCGGAALSMPEFAALDDAIAQSFAHAALSIQVGHPTADLIGSHGQTVYHRPPATHLGYSLQLGRGVLIADLTQITTISNFRAGDIAAWGQGAPLVSPVDVCLLSHNTHDRCVQNIGGIGNVTYLPARSRSSARTMGWDTGPGNALLDLAIHQLTQGEKTFDPEGAWAAQGNPCLPLVQQWLQQDFFHQPPPKSTGRELFGVEYLQQCFVEAEPYHLEPADFLATLTELTAASIAQSYRDFLPHLPDQVLLCGGGNHNLYLRQRLQANLNTTEVRTTNEMGLNADFKEAIAFAILGYWRHQNIPSNLPDVTGASRKVVLGEIHMVDAQAK; encoded by the coding sequence ATGAAAGTCATCGGTCTAATCAGCGGTACATCGGTTGATGGCATTGATGCCGCCTTTGTCGAAATTTCAGGAGCTACCGATGATCTGAAGGTTGATCTCATTGCTAGTAAAACCTATCCTTACTCCGCCGAGTTGCGATCGCAAATTCTAGCAGTCTGCGGTGGTGCAGCTTTATCAATGCCTGAGTTTGCGGCGTTAGATGATGCGATCGCCCAATCCTTTGCCCACGCTGCCCTATCGATTCAAGTGGGTCATCCCACCGCCGACCTAATTGGCTCCCACGGACAAACCGTCTACCATCGCCCTCCGGCGACGCACCTTGGCTACAGTCTCCAGCTTGGACGAGGAGTCTTAATTGCCGACCTAACCCAAATCACCACCATTAGCAACTTTCGGGCTGGTGACATTGCCGCTTGGGGACAGGGCGCACCCTTAGTTTCACCCGTAGATGTTTGCTTACTGAGTCATAATACCCACGATCGCTGCGTCCAAAATATTGGAGGGATTGGCAACGTTACCTATTTGCCTGCCCGCAGCCGATCTTCTGCTCGCACGATGGGCTGGGATACTGGTCCGGGCAATGCCCTTCTAGATTTAGCAATACACCAACTTACCCAGGGCGAAAAGACCTTTGATCCAGAGGGTGCCTGGGCAGCCCAAGGAAATCCATGCTTACCGCTGGTTCAACAATGGCTGCAACAAGACTTCTTTCACCAGCCGCCGCCTAAATCAACGGGACGCGAACTTTTTGGCGTGGAATATTTGCAGCAGTGCTTCGTCGAGGCTGAACCCTATCACCTGGAGCCTGCGGACTTTTTGGCAACGTTAACCGAGCTAACCGCTGCTTCCATTGCCCAGAGCTATCGCGATTTTCTACCTCATCTACCTGACCAAGTTTTGCTTTGTGGGGGGGGTAACCACAACCTTTATCTTAGGCAGCGGCTTCAAGCAAATCTAAATACAACTGAAGTTCGTACTACTAATGAAATGGGCTTAAATGCTGACTTTAAGGAAGCGATCGCCTTTGCAATTCTTGGTTACTGGCGGCATCAAAATATACCCAGTAATCTCCCTGATGTTACTGGCGCTAGCCGAAAGGTTGTTCTAGGGGAAATTCACATGGTAGATGCTCAGGCAAAGTAG
- the rplY gene encoding 50S ribosomal protein L25 encodes MELTVECKKRIENSKPNALRREGLLPAVLYGHNVPESLSLTVSAKDIETLLRKAKKTAPIEVNVPELSWTGKAMIQEVQKHPWKESIYHVSFFSVE; translated from the coding sequence ATGGAACTCACGGTTGAATGTAAAAAACGTATCGAAAACAGCAAACCCAACGCCCTGCGCCGCGAAGGTTTGCTCCCCGCTGTGCTGTACGGTCACAATGTTCCTGAATCGTTGTCTTTAACGGTTAGTGCTAAAGACATTGAGACTCTGCTCAGAAAAGCAAAAAAAACAGCGCCCATTGAGGTTAATGTGCCTGAGCTTTCTTGGACAGGCAAAGCCATGATTCAAGAAGTTCAAAAGCATCCGTGGAAAGAAAGTATCTATCACGTCAGTTTCTTCTCTGTTGAGTAA
- a CDS encoding EcsC family protein — MGKLNRHNEAMFNPVNIMVLATSDNDNGNLIQTTLEWIADAGINGLGILPSAEQVAADHLSKTACVEDAINSVIAWRTTYAAGTGFITGVGGIAAMPLTIPAGLAASYALGANTSAAIAYLRGYDIHSEQVRTMVLLCLIGEAGQEILKTAGITIGTKVFQNIIKQIPGKVLIEINKKIGFRLITKADEKGVVNLMKLVPLIGGVVGGTFDGIFVHSCGQTAKGVFSQASDT, encoded by the coding sequence ATGGGAAAACTGAATAGGCACAATGAAGCAATGTTTAACCCTGTAAATATCATGGTTTTAGCTACCTCAGATAATGACAATGGCAATCTAATCCAGACTACTCTTGAATGGATTGCCGACGCTGGGATTAATGGGTTAGGAATTTTGCCTTCTGCGGAACAGGTCGCAGCAGACCATTTGAGTAAGACAGCTTGCGTTGAGGATGCTATTAATTCAGTTATTGCTTGGAGAACCACCTATGCTGCTGGCACAGGTTTTATCACTGGAGTAGGTGGTATTGCAGCAATGCCCCTTACCATTCCAGCAGGATTGGCTGCATCCTATGCACTTGGAGCAAATACATCTGCCGCAATTGCTTATCTTCGAGGCTATGACATTCACTCTGAACAAGTAAGAACAATGGTTCTGTTATGTCTGATTGGTGAAGCGGGGCAGGAGATTCTTAAGACCGCAGGCATTACTATTGGCACTAAAGTATTTCAGAATATCATCAAGCAAATACCTGGTAAGGTTCTGATTGAAATTAATAAGAAGATTGGCTTCCGATTGATAACTAAGGCTGACGAAAAAGGTGTAGTCAATCTTATGAAATTAGTGCCATTGATTGGAGGGGTTGTAGGAGGAACATTTGACGGCATATTTGTGCATAGCTGCGGACAAACTGCTAAAGGAGTATTCTCTCAAGCGTCAGACACATAA
- a CDS encoding DUF433 domain-containing protein yields MRLNHITSNPKRMNGQPCIRNLRLTVRRVIEILATYPDREELHQEFPELEDEDIRQALIFASSYLDDRIIELSNPYETVA; encoded by the coding sequence ATGAGACTCAATCATATTACGAGCAATCCGAAGCGCATGAATGGGCAACCCTGTATTCGGAATCTGCGCCTTACGGTTCGTCGGGTGATTGAGATACTGGCAACTTATCCTGATCGGGAAGAATTACACCAAGAGTTTCCAGAACTAGAGGATGAAGATATCCGACAAGCCCTAATTTTTGCCTCTTCCTACTTGGACGATCGCATTATTGAACTCTCTAACCCTTATGAAACTGTTGCTTGA
- a CDS encoding type II toxin-antitoxin system prevent-host-death family antitoxin produces MHQVSLQEAGNQLAKLIEGAASGEEVVITRSDGAAFRIVPISSTKPRPTFGSAKGLVRMSDDFDAPLV; encoded by the coding sequence ATGCACCAAGTTAGTCTTCAAGAAGCAGGAAATCAACTCGCAAAATTGATCGAGGGAGCCGCAAGCGGTGAAGAAGTTGTAATTACGCGCAGTGATGGTGCAGCCTTTAGAATCGTGCCAATAAGCTCAACGAAGCCACGTCCCACATTTGGTAGTGCCAAAGGTTTAGTCAGAATGTCTGACGACTTTGATGCTCCTTTAGTTTGA
- a CDS encoding DUF5615 family PIN-like protein yields the protein MKLLLDQGLPLSAAALLRDTGIDAIHVGEIGMSEAEDSDIIQRGRDERRVVATLDADFHTLLAPSIAITPSVIRIRIERLRAQALTDLLLTVIAQCEEDLQQGSAITVEPSRIRIRRLPLVPDA from the coding sequence ATGAAACTGTTGCTTGACCAGGGGCTACCCCTCTCGGCGGCAGCGTTATTACGGGATACAGGTATCGATGCTATCCATGTTGGTGAAATCGGGATGTCTGAAGCAGAAGACTCAGACATCATCCAGAGAGGTAGAGACGAGAGACGTGTCGTTGCTACTCTTGATGCGGATTTTCATACACTGCTAGCACCCAGCATAGCGATTACTCCTTCGGTCATTCGCATCCGAATTGAAAGGTTACGCGCCCAAGCACTCACAGATCTGCTGTTGACGGTGATTGCTCAATGCGAGGAAGATTTACAACAAGGATCAGCCATTACAGTTGAGCCAAGCCGTATTCGTATTCGTCGGTTACCGTTAGTTCCTGATGCCTAA
- a CDS encoding AAA family ATPase, translated as MTESTLPPLVQKMLRPEFYPHPVTEPIGFVQTHISYVFLTGDYAYKAKKPMNFGFLDYSTLEKRQHFCSEELRMNQRGAPGIYLEVLPITQTGEEFELGGSGEVVEYAVKMRQFPETSLLSSLFERGQLTEDLLVELAKAIATFHKTCPSNDYIRSFGEVTQVRQAFDENYQQTEGYIGGPQTQQQFDETKAYTDQFFSDRADLFTNRIQNSWIRECHGDLHLGNICQWQNQLMLFDCIEFNEPFRFVDVMYDIAYIVMDLEVRNRPDLSAIFVSTYIEQTGDWEGLQVLPIYVDRQTYVRAKVTSFMLNDPGVPDSEKQKGSEKAALYYRLAWEYAKPKIGKIFLTCGLSGSGKSTTARQLARQTGGIYIRSDAVRKHLGGVPLDQRGEDDLYSPEMTQKTYDRLLSLGLLLSNQGYTVILDAKYDRQILREAVIDRAAAAEIPLQIVHCEAPLEVLRDRLHNRTGDIADATADVLSQQSLEPFSEVEKPYVKAIDTTQDIGTQLLYSCFPVSS; from the coding sequence ATGACCGAGAGTACCCTGCCTCCCTTAGTTCAAAAAATGCTGCGTCCAGAGTTCTATCCCCATCCGGTGACTGAACCCATTGGCTTTGTTCAAACCCATATTTCCTACGTCTTTTTAACCGGGGACTATGCCTACAAAGCCAAGAAGCCGATGAACTTCGGTTTTTTAGACTATTCCACCTTAGAAAAAAGGCAGCATTTTTGCTCTGAAGAACTTCGGATGAATCAGCGAGGTGCGCCAGGGATATATCTGGAGGTTTTGCCAATTACGCAAACTGGGGAAGAGTTTGAGCTAGGCGGCTCTGGAGAAGTTGTGGAATATGCAGTGAAAATGCGTCAGTTTCCAGAAACCTCTCTTCTATCCAGCTTGTTTGAACGGGGTCAGTTAACGGAAGATCTCCTAGTCGAACTGGCAAAAGCGATCGCCACCTTTCACAAAACTTGTCCATCTAACGATTACATCCGCAGTTTTGGAGAAGTGACACAGGTTCGCCAAGCCTTTGACGAAAACTATCAGCAAACGGAAGGTTATATCGGTGGTCCTCAAACCCAACAGCAGTTTGACGAAACTAAAGCTTACACCGATCAATTTTTTAGCGATCGCGCCGATCTCTTCACTAACCGCATTCAAAACAGCTGGATTAGAGAATGCCACGGCGACCTGCATTTGGGCAATATTTGCCAATGGCAAAATCAACTGATGCTGTTTGACTGTATTGAGTTTAACGAGCCGTTTCGCTTTGTCGATGTGATGTATGACATTGCTTACATTGTGATGGATTTGGAAGTGCGCAATCGTCCTGATCTGAGTGCCATTTTCGTGAGCACCTATATTGAGCAAACAGGCGACTGGGAAGGGCTGCAAGTTCTACCCATCTATGTCGATCGCCAAACCTATGTTCGGGCTAAAGTGACTTCCTTCATGCTAAATGATCCGGGTGTGCCGGATTCCGAGAAGCAAAAGGGCAGCGAGAAAGCAGCCCTCTACTATCGTTTGGCGTGGGAATATGCGAAGCCCAAAATCGGGAAAATTTTCTTGACCTGTGGTTTATCAGGTTCTGGGAAAAGTACCACTGCTCGCCAACTTGCCCGCCAGACAGGTGGCATTTACATTCGTTCTGACGCAGTTCGTAAGCATCTGGGCGGCGTGCCGCTAGACCAACGAGGTGAGGATGATTTGTACAGCCCAGAAATGACTCAGAAGACCTACGATCGCCTCCTGTCCCTAGGACTGTTGCTATCAAATCAGGGCTACACGGTGATTTTGGATGCCAAGTACGATCGCCAAATACTGCGGGAAGCCGTGATTGATCGAGCCGCAGCGGCTGAAATTCCCCTTCAAATTGTGCATTGCGAGGCTCCGTTAGAGGTGTTACGCGATCGCCTTCATAATCGTACTGGAGATATTGCCGACGCTACGGCAGATGTACTGTCACAGCAATCTTTAGAGCCATTTTCTGAAGTGGAAAAGCCCTATGTCAAAGCGATCGATACGACGCAGGATATTGGAACGCAGCTTCTATATTCTTGTTTCCCTGTCTCTAGTTAG
- a CDS encoding TrkA family potassium uptake protein, which produces MSLSSLSFFRSLRANNRQFAVIGLGRFGRAVCMTLHQLGYEVLGIDSDERRVANILTEQLAAHAVQLDSTEISALKQAGVFEFDTVIVAIGNYVQESIITTLNLKEGGVAHVVAKASSEVHGKLLKRVGADHVVYPEHEMGCELARSLTRPGILERFELDPNSSIVEVVIPAEFDGKTIMELDLRKRYGLTLLAVCKEGNFEINPSPVLRLHKGWLMVVIGTNKGIEQLPV; this is translated from the coding sequence GTGAGCCTATCCTCGTTAAGCTTTTTCAGAAGTCTTCGTGCCAATAACCGTCAGTTTGCCGTGATTGGTTTAGGTCGCTTTGGTCGGGCTGTTTGTATGACTCTTCATCAACTGGGTTACGAAGTTTTGGGCATTGACTCAGACGAACGTCGAGTGGCTAATATTTTGACTGAGCAACTTGCGGCTCATGCTGTTCAGTTAGATTCCACTGAGATATCTGCCCTCAAGCAAGCCGGAGTTTTTGAGTTTGATACTGTGATTGTGGCGATCGGGAATTATGTGCAAGAAAGTATCATTACAACCCTCAATCTTAAAGAAGGCGGCGTAGCTCACGTTGTTGCCAAAGCCTCTTCCGAAGTTCATGGTAAGTTGCTCAAGCGGGTCGGAGCCGACCATGTGGTTTATCCAGAGCATGAAATGGGCTGCGAGCTGGCGCGATCGCTCACTCGTCCCGGCATTCTCGAACGTTTTGAGCTTGACCCTAACAGCAGCATTGTCGAAGTTGTTATTCCCGCCGAGTTTGATGGCAAAACGATCATGGAATTAGACCTGCGGAAACGCTATGGGTTAACCCTCCTGGCAGTTTGTAAAGAAGGTAATTTTGAAATTAACCCTAGCCCTGTTCTGCGGCTTCACAAAGGCTGGTTAATGGTTGTGATTGGCACCAACAAAGGCATTGAGCAGTTACCCGTATGA
- a CDS encoding adenylosuccinate synthase, which translates to MANVVVIGAQWGDEGKGKITDLLSKSADMVVRYQGGVNAGHTVVVDDQTFKLHLIPSGILYPSTECIIGAGTVIDPKVLIQELDQLETLKISTSNLLISETAHVTMPYHRLIDQASEERRGIHKIGTTKRGIGPTYADKSERTGIRIVDLMDAESLEKKLRWTVNYKNAILEKLYDLPPLDPQEVIEEYRGYAERLRPHVVDSSLRIYEAYRQRRNILFEGAQGTLLDLDHGTYPYVTSSNPVAGGACVGAGVGPTMIDRVIGVAKAYTTRVGEGPFPTELHGEIGELLCDRGAEFGTTTGRRRRCGWFDAVIGRYAVRINGLDCLAITKLDVLDELDEIKVCVAYEIEGQRCVDLPSNTRHFARCQPIYETVPGWQKSTAECRTLEDLPPQALAYLEFLAELMEVPIAIVSLGASRNQTIIVEDPIHGPKRALLHKIDQGLAISGQGAGG; encoded by the coding sequence TTGGCTAACGTTGTTGTAATTGGTGCCCAGTGGGGCGATGAAGGGAAAGGAAAAATTACTGATCTGTTGAGCAAGTCAGCAGACATGGTTGTCCGCTATCAAGGCGGTGTCAATGCGGGTCATACTGTTGTAGTAGACGATCAGACCTTTAAGCTACACCTGATTCCCTCTGGCATTCTTTATCCCAGCACCGAGTGCATTATTGGGGCAGGTACGGTCATCGACCCAAAAGTCTTGATTCAAGAGCTAGACCAGCTTGAGACGCTCAAGATTTCGACTTCAAATTTGCTAATCTCCGAAACAGCCCATGTCACCATGCCCTATCATCGGCTGATTGATCAGGCATCGGAGGAGCGGCGGGGAATTCATAAAATTGGTACGACCAAGCGGGGCATTGGGCCCACCTACGCCGACAAGTCGGAACGAACCGGAATTCGCATTGTTGATTTGATGGATGCCGAAAGCTTGGAGAAAAAGCTGCGGTGGACAGTTAACTACAAAAATGCAATTTTAGAGAAACTTTATGATCTTCCTCCGCTTGATCCGCAAGAGGTAATTGAAGAATATCGGGGCTATGCCGAACGGCTACGCCCCCACGTAGTTGATAGTTCGCTCCGGATTTATGAAGCGTACCGACAACGCCGCAACATTTTGTTTGAAGGTGCGCAGGGCACACTGCTAGATCTTGACCACGGCACCTATCCCTATGTCACCTCGTCTAACCCCGTGGCAGGTGGCGCGTGCGTAGGTGCGGGTGTGGGGCCCACCATGATCGATCGGGTGATTGGCGTTGCCAAGGCTTATACGACTCGCGTTGGCGAAGGGCCTTTTCCAACCGAGTTGCATGGCGAGATTGGCGAATTACTGTGCGATCGCGGTGCCGAATTTGGTACCACTACTGGACGCAGAAGACGCTGTGGCTGGTTTGATGCCGTCATTGGTCGCTATGCTGTGCGAATCAATGGTCTAGATTGCCTGGCAATTACTAAGCTAGATGTATTGGACGAACTTGACGAGATTAAAGTCTGCGTCGCTTACGAAATTGAGGGGCAGCGCTGTGTGGATTTGCCTAGTAACACCCGCCATTTCGCTCGTTGTCAACCTATCTATGAAACGGTACCCGGCTGGCAAAAATCTACTGCTGAATGCCGTACTCTAGAAGACTTGCCGCCGCAAGCGTTAGCCTACCTGGAGTTCTTAGCTGAACTCATGGAGGTGCCGATCGCCATTGTCTCTCTCGGTGCCAGCCGCAACCAAACGATCATTGTGGAAGATCCAATCCATGGCCCTAAAAGAGCTTTGCTCCATAAAATAGATCAAGGGCTGGCAATCAGTGGACAGGGGGCAGGTGGGTAG
- a CDS encoding Uma2 family endonuclease — MYQQDPLHSLYNSLPTMYDLPSEDPEEPGLPDEFHEFQPQLLRETCHPPDYSTQEFFVATDLNLYYDVKHPLWHKRPDWFLVLGKAPAQKQEDLRWSYVIWQEGTAPFLVIELLSPATEAEDLGQTLREVNTPPTKWQVYEQILRIPYYAIFDRYQNQFRLFRLVATRYEELTLANKRHWFEEMNLGLGVWQGVYAETEGLWLRWYDAEDNWLPLPAEQVQQERQRAERLATRLRELGVDPDQV; from the coding sequence ATGTATCAACAAGACCCCCTTCATTCTCTCTATAATTCTCTCCCCACCATGTACGATCTTCCCAGCGAAGATCCAGAGGAGCCTGGTTTGCCCGACGAATTTCATGAGTTTCAGCCCCAGCTTTTACGCGAAACTTGCCATCCGCCTGATTACTCAACCCAAGAGTTTTTTGTTGCCACAGATTTAAATCTTTACTACGATGTCAAACATCCTTTGTGGCACAAGCGCCCCGATTGGTTTTTAGTTTTAGGTAAAGCCCCTGCCCAAAAGCAGGAAGACTTGCGCTGGAGCTATGTGATTTGGCAAGAAGGCACCGCTCCTTTTCTAGTTATAGAATTGCTCTCACCCGCCACTGAAGCGGAGGATCTAGGGCAAACGTTACGAGAGGTTAATACTCCACCGACCAAATGGCAAGTCTATGAGCAGATTTTGCGAATTCCTTACTACGCAATATTCGATCGCTATCAAAACCAGTTCCGGTTGTTTCGGCTTGTTGCTACCCGCTATGAAGAATTGACTCTTGCGAATAAGCGCCATTGGTTTGAAGAAATGAATCTGGGGTTAGGAGTCTGGCAAGGAGTCTACGCAGAAACTGAAGGACTTTGGCTCCGTTGGTATGATGCAGAAGATAACTGGCTACCCTTGCCTGCTGAACAAGTGCAACAGGAGCGCCAGCGGGCTGAACGACTTGCTACCCGCCTCCGAGAACTTGGGGTTGATCCCGATCAAGTGTGA